In Actinomycetota bacterium, a genomic segment contains:
- a CDS encoding zinc ribbon domain-containing protein YjdM: MDQTPPCPQCNCEFTYELSGLLVCPECAHEWSLQGSADDSAAAVVTRDAVGNVLTDGDSVTIIKDVKVKGSSSPLKVGTKVRDIRLVPGAGDHDIDAKVDGFGPMMLKSSVVKKA; encoded by the coding sequence ATGGACCAGACGCCCCCATGCCCGCAGTGCAATTGTGAGTTCACCTACGAACTGAGCGGTCTGCTCGTGTGCCCGGAATGCGCCCATGAGTGGTCGTTGCAAGGCAGTGCAGATGACAGCGCTGCAGCGGTTGTCACTCGCGATGCTGTGGGCAATGTCCTGACCGACGGCGATTCGGTGACCATCATCAAGGACGTCAAAGTCAAAGGCAGTTCGTCGCCGCTCAAGGTCGGCACCAAGGTGCGCGACATCAGGTTGGTGCCAGGTGCGGGTGATCACGACATCGACGCAAAGGTCGATGGCTTCGGCCCGATGATGCTGAAGTCGAGTGTGGTCAAGAAGGCTTAG